From Paenibacillus sp. PK3_47, the proteins below share one genomic window:
- a CDS encoding TadE family protein, protein MKRCADMPRGHREEGSMVVEAAMVLPVYLLFVLFLIFMVQMTLYSTALQSTASDTVKVISAHMYPAALAAQQWGGGSMAEAPPGGNGAGTGTAKEGGANHSPDTPSGIWTIPRLSLEEWSTSYVKDLPEPVGEWVKAAEQKGEGPLQKLQAGTSEAVLDLALKPLMRPYLSSDWLDFERIHVSNVTIPEMKKGTRPYFGIVVSYELPMKVPFLNQAIVLEAAAVERLWIGDTGEEGKDNADGGEAEQSSIIILEKPDPGVANRQGKVRIKVPPNASANLAVFYKTGQSTAKYLGWKQADGSGYIEWEWKIGVNTTPGSWPLVIQLADGTTLEATFTVVKR, encoded by the coding sequence ATGAAGCGCTGTGCTGACATGCCAAGAGGCCATAGGGAAGAAGGCAGCATGGTTGTAGAGGCGGCTATGGTTCTCCCGGTGTATCTGCTGTTTGTCCTGTTTCTGATCTTTATGGTCCAGATGACCTTGTACTCAACAGCCTTGCAGAGCACCGCTTCTGACACGGTAAAGGTCATCTCGGCCCATATGTATCCTGCGGCTTTGGCTGCACAGCAGTGGGGTGGGGGCAGTATGGCGGAGGCGCCACCAGGCGGTAATGGGGCCGGGACCGGAACGGCTAAGGAGGGCGGGGCTAATCATAGCCCGGATACGCCTTCAGGGATCTGGACTATTCCGAGGCTGTCGCTGGAGGAGTGGAGCACCAGCTATGTGAAGGATCTTCCGGAGCCTGTCGGGGAATGGGTCAAAGCAGCGGAGCAGAAGGGAGAAGGGCCGCTGCAAAAGCTTCAGGCCGGGACATCAGAGGCTGTGCTGGATCTTGCCCTTAAACCTCTTATGAGGCCTTACCTGTCCTCAGACTGGCTTGATTTTGAGCGTATCCATGTCTCCAATGTGACAATACCTGAAATGAAGAAAGGGACCAGGCCGTATTTTGGAATCGTAGTCAGCTACGAGCTGCCGATGAAGGTTCCCTTTCTGAATCAGGCTATTGTACTGGAGGCTGCTGCAGTAGAACGGTTATGGATTGGGGATACCGGTGAAGAAGGGAAGGATAACGCTGATGGAGGTGAGGCGGAACAGAGCTCTATCATCATCCTGGAAAAGCCTGATCCCGGGGTGGCCAACCGGCAGGGAAAGGTAAGGATCAAGGTTCCGCCGAATGCATCTGCGAATCTGGCGGTCTTCTACAAAACAGGACAGAGTACAGCTAAATACTTGGGCTGGAAGCAGGCGGATGGCAGCGGTTATATTGAGTGGGAATGGAAGATCGGCGTAAATACCACGCCCGGATCATGGCCTCTGGTTATTCAGCTTGCGGATGGAACTACGCTGGAAGCTACGTTTACGGTAGTAAAACGATGA
- a CDS encoding A24 family peptidase, translating into MALITDTRRMKIPNMITLPALVSGILVQIMIKGLDGLIFAACGAGTGFILLLIMYVIGAVGAGDVKLFAGIGAWMGFIFTLQAIMYSILFGAVIGWIIVLGKGEAGNRLRSIAGRTGGFLLLRKFSLQKGNSGTGLLRFPFMLAVVPGFICTYLYL; encoded by the coding sequence ATGGCTTTGATTACAGATACCCGGCGGATGAAGATACCGAACATGATCACACTTCCGGCACTGGTTTCAGGAATACTTGTACAGATAATGATCAAGGGGCTGGACGGGCTGATATTTGCTGCCTGCGGAGCAGGGACGGGCTTCATATTATTGTTGATTATGTATGTGATAGGAGCAGTCGGCGCGGGAGATGTTAAGCTGTTCGCCGGAATCGGAGCCTGGATGGGGTTCATATTCACTTTGCAGGCCATTATGTATTCTATACTGTTCGGTGCAGTGATCGGTTGGATCATTGTGCTTGGCAAAGGGGAAGCCGGAAACAGACTGCGAAGTATCGCCGGCAGGACCGGAGGATTTCTGCTGCTCCGCAAGTTCAGTCTGCAGAAGGGGAATAGCGGGACCGGCCTCCTTAGGTTTCCTTTTATGCTGGCTGTTGTGCCCGGATTTATCTGTACATATTTATATTTGTAG
- a CDS encoding DUF6382 domain-containing protein → MVFGLSRDFIQQDGISMLLGKPDGLPAEELNMVQARMLMNSGIPYHVRLLLREIDLDVTLEYAVSRRRMLSHLLKSERLTMNDFFGLLLQIVQGMEEGRLYMLRPERYALHEDYIFVEGPLSSCKVYLTYIPLDSVPSESAAGANMRFLIMVLMASVTELSGNGIQRLLQYCGKEDFTPGGLKELLSELLTGGDGIRRSMGSGDSRMAAPLIQAAPPGTGTTVQDQDSPRLVPGPQAPPREPLHREILQNEIPWTRSYPKLRLRDEEAQKEQSSTADADEADSPSSAYRTYVMLGGVLADALLWKFLYLDRPTTLWLAVCAAVTLILAVLCLLIWTGKITTGRDGEEEEADMEAAIQEKRVKPRRELEWDFGKHAIQPVRPSAAQKTDQVPSAPAVPGFSNNREQRFPGENGQELRHTNQPLADAATTLLPREDTSGIERDGRQAARTAPYLERCQDDGSGAAEKIELNRPSFIIGRSPEVAQYVEPSEGASRVHAEISKSHVGYILKDLDSRNGTLYEGEAMVPYKEYPLTEGAVFTIVKGCYTFRSA, encoded by the coding sequence ATGGTGTTCGGACTGAGCCGTGATTTTATCCAGCAGGACGGCATTTCCATGCTGCTGGGCAAACCGGATGGCCTGCCGGCAGAGGAGCTTAATATGGTGCAGGCCCGCATGCTGATGAACAGCGGCATTCCGTATCATGTACGGCTGCTGCTCAGGGAAATAGATCTGGATGTGACGCTGGAGTATGCTGTGTCCCGCCGCAGGATGCTCAGCCATCTTCTGAAAAGTGAAAGGCTGACGATGAATGATTTCTTCGGCCTGCTGCTGCAGATTGTTCAGGGGATGGAAGAAGGCAGGCTGTATATGCTGCGTCCGGAGCGGTATGCGCTGCATGAGGATTATATTTTTGTTGAAGGGCCGCTCAGCAGCTGCAAGGTGTATCTGACCTACATTCCGCTGGATTCCGTACCGTCTGAATCAGCAGCCGGGGCAAACATGCGGTTTCTGATTATGGTGCTTATGGCCTCGGTAACAGAGCTTTCCGGCAACGGGATACAGCGGCTGCTGCAATACTGCGGTAAGGAGGATTTTACTCCGGGAGGATTAAAGGAGCTGCTCTCTGAACTGTTGACCGGAGGAGACGGCATCAGAAGAAGTATGGGATCCGGCGATTCCCGCATGGCTGCACCGTTGATTCAAGCAGCACCTCCGGGCACGGGGACAACAGTGCAAGACCAGGACAGCCCAAGGCTGGTACCGGGACCGCAGGCTCCGCCCCGGGAGCCGCTGCACCGGGAAATCCTCCAGAATGAAATCCCGTGGACAAGGTCCTACCCGAAGCTGAGGCTAAGGGATGAAGAAGCCCAAAAGGAGCAGAGCAGCACGGCTGATGCAGATGAAGCTGATTCACCGTCTTCTGCCTATCGAACTTATGTAATGCTGGGAGGTGTTCTGGCAGATGCCTTGCTCTGGAAGTTTCTTTATCTGGATCGTCCGACAACGTTATGGCTGGCAGTCTGTGCGGCAGTGACCTTGATACTGGCAGTGCTGTGCTTGCTGATCTGGACCGGAAAAATAACTACCGGAAGGGATGGTGAGGAGGAAGAGGCGGATATGGAGGCGGCTATACAGGAGAAGAGAGTAAAACCGCGCCGTGAGCTGGAATGGGACTTTGGAAAACATGCAATCCAACCGGTCCGGCCGTCTGCAGCGCAAAAAACAGATCAAGTTCCGTCAGCGCCTGCAGTACCGGGGTTCAGCAATAACCGGGAGCAGCGCTTTCCGGGAGAGAATGGACAAGAGCTGCGTCATACTAACCAGCCGCTGGCTGATGCGGCAACAACGCTGCTCCCCCGCGAGGATACATCCGGAATAGAACGGGACGGCCGGCAGGCAGCACGAACAGCGCCGTATCTTGAAAGATGCCAGGATGACGGAAGCGGTGCAGCTGAGAAAATAGAACTGAACCGTCCCAGCTTCATTATCGGCCGCTCCCCGGAGGTTGCCCAGTATGTAGAGCCGTCTGAAGGAGCATCCAGAGTACATGCGGAAATTTCCAAAAGCCATGTCGGTTATATTCTGAAAGATCTGGATTCGAGAAACGGTACCCTGTATGAGGGGGAAGCGATGGTTCCCTACAAGGAATATCCGCTTACTGAAGGGGCTGTATTCACGATTGTAAAAGGGTGTTATACCTTCCGCTCCGCCTGA
- a CDS encoding TIGR01777 family oxidoreductase, with translation MKYIICGGSGFIGRELTEYWLAAGHQIIVVGRKIPEDKQDHPGLSYFTWDNLAANPAAAEGADALVNLAGASLSQRWTSAGKKAIMESRLQTVAAAAKLADDLHHKPAVIIQASAVAIYGTSLKDTFDEASPARVVDFPSEVVKVWESTADESYRNVRLVKLRTGVVLGNDSGAFPKMKLPYSLGVGGKIGSGKQWLSWIHLSDIVRLIDFCVQNPAVEGPVNATAPNPVTNEQFGRMIGKVYHRPHWFPLPGVLLKAAVGELSEILLQGQRVLPSKAVNEGFTFTYPTLQPALEQLKSE, from the coding sequence ATGAAATATATTATCTGCGGCGGCAGCGGCTTTATCGGCCGTGAGCTTACAGAATACTGGCTGGCTGCCGGCCACCAGATCATCGTCGTCGGCCGCAAAATTCCCGAAGACAAGCAGGATCATCCCGGACTCTCTTACTTTACCTGGGACAATCTGGCTGCCAATCCCGCAGCAGCTGAAGGTGCGGATGCACTGGTCAACCTCGCCGGAGCCTCGCTGAGCCAGCGCTGGACTTCCGCAGGCAAGAAGGCAATTATGGAATCCCGGCTCCAAACCGTCGCTGCTGCCGCTAAGCTGGCAGATGACCTGCACCATAAGCCTGCTGTGATCATTCAGGCCTCCGCTGTTGCGATTTACGGCACTTCGTTGAAGGATACCTTTGACGAAGCCTCACCTGCCAGGGTCGTTGATTTCCCGTCAGAAGTGGTTAAAGTATGGGAATCGACTGCTGATGAGTCATACCGCAATGTAAGACTGGTCAAGCTGCGTACCGGCGTGGTTCTGGGAAATGACAGCGGTGCTTTTCCTAAGATGAAGCTGCCATATTCCCTCGGAGTCGGCGGCAAAATCGGGAGCGGCAAGCAGTGGCTGTCATGGATTCACCTGTCCGACATTGTCCGGCTGATTGATTTCTGTGTGCAGAATCCGGCTGTCGAAGGCCCGGTCAATGCAACAGCTCCAAATCCCGTTACCAATGAACAGTTCGGCAGGATGATCGGCAAAGTATACCATCGGCCGCACTGGTTCCCGCTTCCGGGAGTTCTGCTGAAAGCGGCAGTAGGAGAGCTGTCCGAGATTTTGCTGCAGGGCCAGCGTGTCCTTCCGTCCAAAGCAGTAAATGAAGGCTTTACCTTCACTTACCCGACTTTGCAGCCTGCTCTGGAACAGCTGAAATCAGAGTGA
- a CDS encoding DUF2621 domain-containing protein, which produces MFFRSEFSLLSAGPSSWFMNTIAFWTFLLLGCMCIGGFFMFRKFLKVLPKADGKSKLDWQNYWVERSRPLWTDESKAFLDQLVQPVPGPFRDIAKHSIAAEIGKIAVESNASAVTREHCIEGYIVATPRRDNRFLVSFLEKNGIDYSPYRHLIK; this is translated from the coding sequence ATGTTTTTTAGATCAGAGTTTAGCCTGTTATCGGCAGGACCTAGCAGCTGGTTCATGAACACCATCGCATTCTGGACTTTTTTGCTGCTTGGCTGCATGTGCATCGGCGGCTTTTTTATGTTCCGCAAGTTCCTCAAGGTTCTGCCCAAGGCTGACGGGAAATCCAAGCTGGATTGGCAAAACTACTGGGTGGAACGCAGCCGGCCCTTATGGACTGATGAATCCAAAGCTTTTCTGGACCAGCTTGTACAGCCTGTCCCCGGCCCTTTTCGTGATATTGCCAAGCATTCCATTGCGGCCGAGATCGGCAAAATCGCCGTGGAAAGCAACGCATCAGCGGTGACACGCGAGCACTGCATCGAGGGCTATATTGTAGCAACCCCGCGCCGCGATAACCGGTTTCTTGTTTCTTTTCTGGAGAAAAACGGCATCGACTACTCACCATATCGTCATTTAATCAAATAA
- a CDS encoding deoxyribonuclease IV, with protein MLKIGSHVSCADKGLLSAANEANEYGSSSFMIYTGAPQNTRRKPIESMFPEEGKLAMKTNGVEEIVVHAPYIINLGSYKDNTYQLAVDFLQEEIRRTHALGVKHIVLHPGAYTDKDAEYGIQRIADGLNEVLGGTNETEVHIALETMAGKGTEIGRSFEEIASIIDKVVHNERLSICLDTCHIHDAGYDIVGDLDGVLRKFDEVIGLKRLGVIHINDSKNPRGAGKDRHTPIGTGWIGFDTINKVVHHELLADLPFILETPWIGKDAKKVRPMYEVEIALLRGNVAERFGAEFLNDVEELHTFFAKQDIADSRKYVLDVWELLKNDAKAKKADPREPMERLYDSVLEANLFPQLSEEAVNQRLIAMLAGKEALVKA; from the coding sequence ATGCTGAAAATAGGTTCACATGTGTCTTGCGCGGACAAGGGTCTTCTAAGCGCGGCCAATGAAGCAAATGAGTATGGTTCCAGCTCATTTATGATATATACAGGAGCACCTCAGAATACACGCCGCAAGCCGATTGAATCGATGTTCCCCGAAGAAGGGAAACTGGCGATGAAGACGAACGGAGTGGAGGAAATTGTTGTACATGCTCCGTACATTATCAATCTGGGTTCTTATAAGGACAACACTTATCAATTGGCGGTTGATTTTCTCCAGGAGGAAATCCGCCGTACCCACGCGCTGGGAGTTAAGCATATTGTGCTTCATCCGGGTGCATATACAGATAAGGATGCGGAATACGGTATCCAGCGGATTGCCGACGGATTAAATGAAGTGCTTGGCGGCACAAATGAGACGGAGGTACACATCGCACTGGAAACTATGGCCGGCAAAGGTACCGAAATCGGCCGCAGCTTTGAGGAGATTGCTTCGATCATTGATAAGGTTGTACATAATGAGCGCTTATCCATTTGTCTGGATACCTGCCACATTCATGATGCCGGATATGATATCGTTGGCGATCTGGACGGCGTGCTGCGCAAGTTCGATGAGGTCATCGGCCTGAAGCGTCTGGGTGTTATACACATCAATGACAGCAAAAACCCGCGCGGCGCAGGCAAAGACCGTCATACTCCCATCGGGACTGGCTGGATCGGGTTCGATACAATCAACAAAGTGGTCCATCATGAGCTGCTTGCAGACCTGCCGTTTATTCTGGAGACACCTTGGATCGGCAAGGATGCAAAGAAGGTGCGCCCGATGTATGAAGTGGAGATCGCACTGCTGCGCGGTAATGTAGCTGAACGGTTCGGTGCAGAATTCCTTAATGATGTAGAGGAGCTTCATACCTTCTTTGCCAAGCAGGATATCGCAGATTCCCGCAAGTATGTTCTTGATGTATGGGAGCTGCTGAAGAATGATGCCAAAGCCAAAAAAGCAGACCCGCGTGAACCGATGGAACGTCTCTACGACAGTGTTCTTGAAGCCAATTTGTTCCCGCAGCTTAGCGAAGAAGCCGTAAATCAGCGTCTGATCGCCATGCTGGCAGGCAAAGAGGCACTCGTTAAAGCCTAG
- the purU gene encoding formyltetrahydrofolate deformylase, producing MEVHVKRDHSSGGQYPNRARMLISCPDGPGIVAAVSDFLYQHGANIVQSDQYTMDPEGGMFFMRVEFDLPKLDERLEEVRTVFGGVAERFKMDWQIFNVSHKKRLAIFVSKEDHCLVELLWQWQAGDLDADIALVVSNHTDMQAYVESFGIPFHHIPVTADTKPEAEKRQLEVIGDDIDVIILARYMQIISPSFIEHYRHRIINIHHSFLPAFVGGKPYAQAYQRGVKIIGATAHYVTEELDGGPIIEQDVQRVSHSDDVNELKRIGRTIERVVLARAVKWHIEDRILVHHNKTVVFN from the coding sequence ATGGAAGTACATGTGAAAAGAGATCATTCATCAGGCGGTCAATACCCGAACCGGGCACGGATGCTCATTTCTTGTCCGGATGGACCGGGCATTGTCGCAGCTGTTTCAGATTTTCTGTATCAGCACGGCGCCAACATTGTGCAATCGGATCAATATACAATGGACCCCGAGGGCGGCATGTTTTTTATGAGAGTGGAGTTTGACCTGCCGAAGCTGGATGAGCGGCTGGAGGAGGTTCGCACTGTTTTCGGCGGAGTAGCCGAGCGGTTTAAGATGGACTGGCAAATCTTCAATGTGAGCCATAAGAAGAGACTGGCGATATTTGTTTCCAAGGAGGACCATTGCCTTGTCGAGCTGCTCTGGCAGTGGCAGGCGGGCGATCTGGATGCGGATATTGCGCTCGTAGTCAGCAACCATACGGATATGCAGGCCTATGTCGAGTCCTTCGGCATTCCGTTCCATCATATTCCGGTCACTGCCGATACCAAGCCGGAAGCCGAAAAACGCCAGCTTGAAGTCATCGGTGACGATATCGATGTCATTATTCTGGCGCGGTACATGCAGATTATCTCACCGTCGTTCATTGAGCACTACCGTCACCGGATTATCAACATTCACCACTCATTCCTTCCAGCCTTTGTCGGCGGTAAGCCTTATGCCCAGGCCTATCAGCGCGGGGTGAAGATTATCGGCGCAACTGCCCATTATGTTACTGAAGAGCTGGATGGAGGCCCTATTATTGAGCAGGACGTGCAGCGGGTCAGCCACAGCGATGATGTGAACGAACTGAAGCGCATCGGACGTACCATTGAGCGGGTTGTACTCGCCCGTGCAGTGAAATGGCATATCGAGGACAGAATTCTCGTACACCATAACAAAACAGTAGTTTTTAATTAA
- a CDS encoding ATPase, T2SS/T4P/T4SS family, with amino-acid sequence MTLIDCRRPFSLKESILRTSKPGKEDFYAFLQKMKSDMNAGLEREEESYFGLNAKALVGDPQAVSFFMNEIEKYLRKTPFTGKVPEAYRTAAEALFHEWKGFGPAYRWFTDRAYSESTGLQMIGKQIFYNHRGKFVAYPYEMPSLDRVEQLKRSLLKSDPNKKLNKDNPSVEFKMDDPLWPGRFIRLAIWVSPRVWDGFTTISMRRQVVEFLDLEDQAGTECIPAEAIELIRALAGTFRNTIIAGAVGSGKTTFANTIVGEQLLGSSSCMGVVMIEKHPESILPYQIKGHRIIPIQAANEELMEVGVESLRHDPNILYMTEMRYNEWEFYLWSGEKGYDGITGTFHTVDSEDIPYQGAFAVSTRIGGSLKGHLISALKSCELVFILESVADGKKRLARISEVFYEESSNSVFANDLMRWENEQSSWSYNDKLTPALMTKMRKKNAPAARTLLQELGHLAALKPMAEPLKESLKSKIVLNE; translated from the coding sequence ATGACGCTGATCGATTGCCGCCGGCCTTTTTCGCTCAAAGAGAGTATCCTGCGCACCAGCAAGCCGGGAAAGGAAGATTTCTATGCCTTTTTGCAAAAAATGAAAAGCGATATGAATGCCGGACTGGAGCGTGAAGAAGAAAGCTACTTCGGGCTGAATGCCAAAGCATTGGTTGGCGATCCGCAGGCAGTAAGCTTTTTTATGAACGAAATCGAGAAATATTTGCGCAAAACACCCTTCACCGGCAAGGTGCCGGAGGCCTACCGGACAGCTGCAGAGGCCCTTTTTCACGAATGGAAAGGATTTGGACCGGCTTACCGCTGGTTCACCGACCGTGCGTACAGCGAGTCTACGGGGCTGCAAATGATCGGCAAACAGATTTTTTATAACCACCGCGGCAAATTTGTCGCCTATCCTTATGAGATGCCCTCGCTGGACCGGGTCGAGCAGCTGAAACGCTCCCTCCTCAAAAGCGATCCCAACAAAAAGCTGAACAAGGACAATCCTTCCGTAGAGTTCAAAATGGATGATCCGCTGTGGCCCGGCCGCTTTATCCGGCTTGCAATCTGGGTGTCGCCGCGGGTGTGGGACGGCTTTACCACGATATCCATGCGGCGGCAGGTGGTGGAGTTTCTGGATCTGGAGGATCAGGCCGGTACGGAGTGTATCCCTGCTGAAGCGATTGAGCTGATCCGCGCCCTCGCAGGCACGTTCCGCAATACGATCATTGCCGGGGCAGTGGGCTCTGGCAAAACCACCTTTGCCAACACGATTGTAGGCGAGCAGCTGCTTGGTTCGTCCTCCTGCATGGGTGTAGTGATGATTGAGAAGCATCCGGAGTCGATTTTGCCGTACCAGATCAAGGGGCACAGGATCATACCGATTCAGGCCGCGAATGAAGAGCTGATGGAGGTAGGCGTGGAATCGCTGCGTCATGACCCGAACATTCTCTACATGACAGAGATGAGATACAACGAATGGGAATTTTATCTCTGGAGCGGAGAGAAGGGCTATGACGGGATTACCGGCACCTTTCACACTGTTGATTCAGAGGATATTCCATACCAGGGCGCTTTTGCGGTATCTACCCGGATCGGCGGCAGTCTTAAAGGGCATCTAATCTCTGCGCTGAAGTCATGCGAGCTGGTATTTATTCTGGAAAGTGTGGCTGACGGCAAAAAACGGCTGGCACGGATTTCCGAGGTTTTTTATGAAGAAAGCAGCAATTCGGTATTCGCCAATGATCTGATGCGCTGGGAGAATGAACAGTCTTCGTGGAGTTATAACGACAAGCTGACACCGGCACTGATGACAAAAATGCGCAAGAAAAATGCCCCGGCGGCGCGTACCCTCCTGCAGGAGCTCGGTCATCTGGCTGCACTGAAACCGATGGCAGAGCCGCTGAAGGAAAGCCTGAAGTCGAAAATTGTACTGAACGAATGA